In Haliotis asinina isolate JCU_RB_2024 chromosome 15, JCU_Hal_asi_v2, whole genome shotgun sequence, one DNA window encodes the following:
- the LOC137265757 gene encoding protein maph-9-like translates to MDYHQDCDEVDAPLRQRKPKAKTTFQKELDATMRDRRSRGLAVDVTTSEGSDEEDELIRQYTKNLPATSPSRQRPGSAKRRPPRQSDAMPNLDETLRPRDADKILGRGNQDDLLDREVASFDNRNLPTVGGRSWQQQGGKTPSPRTDSLLGRKTPTGKVTPTNEGLSKEDIIFGRKTPTQGGLPDSLNKKQWTPPSYQKPAEREAGNRTPSPAGSRGRNTPSSLLDPISESTTPRGGPRSTATTPRGDGRPKPRLTRQLSTGSDKSPRQLSIETSPRSDRPAPLPRGRGQEADGPRGRTTPTMDLFGKTRQDPVRDEVEEKHEKQSRFRRGSGDGRKTPTGIAGVSGRKTPERSLSGRKTPESLAKLDGRKTPTGRKTPTDGKRFTGRKTPTEPEVEEKKPEKSLLDFLTEDTTPKPEPRQRRKSKPGLSKEGSGDSISNEIMQDFRRSPPPMRAMNDFRGRRDQSPDKSSVCEEMEREPGSKSRSGSGEEEEGSRTKKASNQTSTHKALDSAISKVAGAQDKSMAFIDEESKGKKTVKKTEEKEAKHKPKPRYPAMPGETTPISEVNFEDTTSIRKAIYDQWYQERMETAKKTLAEKKKKEKEEEEKKKKASEEKMTEAKLSYQAWVDKKKDTYFKAKQRQKREEEMKKEKERQENESKKSDAEKLFLSWKESKDNILVEKARKKREEEQEKKQDEREEKDKKRQASQTAFRGWKAKKDVILVKKAKEEKIKKKNQAKDEEYDKITRDEEAMERYQEWLRNKEKRDKENRRQVTLRSEEDYKPAWSPANRTIPFGR, encoded by the exons ATGGATTACCACCAAGATTGTGACGAAGTTGATGCACCACTTCGACAGAGAAAGCCCAAAGCCAAGACGACATTTCAAAAGGAGCTGGATGCAACAATGAGAGATAGACGAAGCAGGGGTCTGGCTGTTGATGTCACAACCAGTGAAGGGAGTGATGAAGAGGATG AGCTAATACGACAGTACACAAAAAACCTCCCAGCGACGTCTCCATCTCGTCAACGTCCTGGCTCAGCGAAAAGAAGGCCACCCAGGCAGTCAGATGCCATGCCAAATTTGGATGAGACTCTACGACCCAGAGATGCTGATAAGATTTTGGGACGGGGCAATCAGGACGATCTCCTTGATAGAGAAGTGGCTAGTTTCGACAACAGAAACCTCCCTACTGTAGGTGGCAGAAGCTGGCAACAGCAAGGTGGAAAAACCCCATCCCCACGGACGGACTCACTCTTGGGGAGGAAAACACCTACTGGCAAGGTGACACCTACAAATGAGGGCCTGTCAAAGGAAGACATCATCTTTGGTCGGAAGACTCCTACTCAAGGAGG ACTCCCAGACAGTCTGAACAAGAAGCAGTGGACTCCTCCATCATATCAGAAGCCAGCTGAGAGAGAGGCAGGAAACAGAACTCCTTCTCCAG CTGGCTCCCGAGGCCGAAACACTCCCTCTTCTTTGCTCGATCCAATTTCGGAAAGCACAACCCCTCGAGGAGGCCCAAGATCCACCGCCACTACACCCAGAGGAGATGGGAGGCCCAAACCCCGCCTCACTCGCCAACTCAGCACTGGCAGCGATAAGTCTCCTAG ACAACTGTCTATTGAGACGTCTCCCCGGTCTGACCGACCTGCCCCACTGCCACGGGGTAGAGGACAGGAGGCTGATGGTCCAAGAGGGAGGACAACTCCAACAATGGACCTGTTTGGGAAAACCCGACAAGATCCTGTGAGGGATGAAGTTGAGGAAAAACATGAGAAGCAGTCACGATTTCGGCGAGGCAGTGGAGATGGGCGTAAGACTCCAACAGGGATAGCTGGGGTCAGTGGTAGGAAGACTCCGGAAAGGAGTCTATCGGGCAGAAAAACGCCTGAGAGTCTGGCAAAACTTGATGGTAGAAAGACTCCAACTGGAAGAAAAACTCCGACGGATGGAAAGAGATTCACAGGGCGGAAAACTCCAACAGAGCCAGAAGTGGAAGAGAAGAAGCCAGAGAAGTCCCTTCTAGACTTCCTAACGGAGGACACGACACCAAAACCTGAGCCCAGACAGAGAAGGAAGAGCAAACCAGGACTGTCAAAGGAAGGTTCTGGAGACTCAATCAGCAATGAGATAATGCAGGACTTTCGTCGCTCCCCTCCACCGATGCGCGCAATGAATGATTTCCGAGGGAGACGCGATCAGAGCCCTGACAAGAGCTCGGTGTGTGAGGAGATGGAGAGAGAACCAGGATCAAAGTCAAGGTCAGGGTCAGGGGAAGAGGAAGAAGGCAGCAGGACAAAGAA AGCCAGCAATCAAACATCCACCCACAAGGCCCTGGATAGTGCTATCAGTAAGGTGGCTGGTGCTCAGGACAAGAGTATGGCATTCATAGATGAAGAGTCTAAAGGGAAGAAAAC GGTAAAGAAGACTGAAGAAAAAGAAGCCAAACACAAGCCCAAGCCAAGGTACCCAGCCAtgccaggggagacaactccaatCAGTGAAGTGAACTTTGAGGACACAACTAGTATTAGGAAGGCTATCTATGACCAGTGGTACCAGGAGCGGATGGAAACAGCGAAGAAAACCCTGGcggagaaaaagaagaaagaaaaggaggaggaagaaaagaagaaaaag GCTAGTGAGGAGAAGATGACAGAGGCCAAGCTCTCCTATCAGGCTTGGGTCGACAAGAAGAAAGACACCTACTTTAAAGCTAAACAGAGGCAGAAGAGGGAAGAAGAGATGAAAAAAGAGAAGGAGCGACAGGAAAATGAAAGCAAAAAATCAGATGCTGAAAAG TTGTTTCTGTCATGGAAAGAAAGTAAAGACAATATACTTGTGGAGAAGGCAAGGAAGAAGAGGGAGGAAGAACAGGAGAAGAAGCAAGATGAGAGGGAGGAGAAGGATAAGAAAAGACAGGCCTCACAGACGGCATTCAGAGGATG GAAAGCCAAGAAAGATGTCATCCTGGTGAAGAAAGCCAAAGAAGAGAAAATCAAGAAAAAGAATCAAGCTAAAGATGAGGAATATGATAAGATAACTCGAGATGAAGAGGCCATGGAACGATACCAGGAATGGCTCAGGAATAAG GAAAAGAGAGATAAAGAAAATCGACGGCAGGTTACCCTGAGGTCCGAGGAGGACTACAAGCCGGCATGGAGCCCAGCAAACAGGACCATCCCATTCGGACGCTGA